One Enterococcus silesiacus genomic window carries:
- a CDS encoding PadR family transcriptional regulator: MDSQLKKGLLEYCILAILKKSDSYGYQIIKDLSNVITISESTLYPILKRLETKEEVETYSLEHNSRLRKYYRITEIGREKIKEFIQDWDEVMKVYYFIEMGEKNE, from the coding sequence ATGGATTCACAATTAAAAAAAGGCTTATTGGAATACTGTATCTTAGCCATTTTAAAAAAATCTGATTCCTATGGCTATCAAATCATCAAAGATTTATCAAATGTAATAACAATTTCAGAATCAACATTATATCCAATTTTAAAGCGGTTAGAAACAAAAGAAGAGGTAGAAACATACTCGCTAGAACACAATAGTCGTTTAAGAAAATATTATCGTATTACAGAGATTGGCAGAGAGAAGATCAAAGAATTTATTCAAGATTGGGATGAAGTAATGAAGGTGTATTATTTTATTGAAATGGGGGAGAAAAATGAATAA
- a CDS encoding PTS sugar transporter: MIKMLRVDHRLIHGQVGFTWTKFLDADCILIASDDLVNDDLKMSAMKMAKPSGVKLVMKTIEDSAKALNSGVTDKYKLFILCESVEDMYQLVEKVPTIQEINLGGMKNGADRKQVSKAVHLSEQDIERIKELIAEGKKLTVQLVPDDPAVAIEKLLS, translated from the coding sequence ATGATTAAAATGTTACGTGTAGACCATCGATTGATTCATGGGCAAGTTGGCTTTACTTGGACAAAGTTTTTAGATGCAGATTGTATCTTGATCGCAAGTGATGACTTAGTTAACGACGATTTAAAAATGAGTGCGATGAAAATGGCGAAACCATCAGGCGTCAAATTAGTGATGAAGACGATCGAGGACTCAGCCAAAGCCTTGAATTCTGGTGTGACAGATAAATATAAATTATTTATTTTATGTGAGTCAGTTGAAGATATGTACCAATTGGTGGAAAAAGTACCGACAATTCAAGAAATCAATCTAGGTGGAATGAAAAATGGCGCTGACCGTAAACAAGTATCAAAAGCTGTGCATCTATCCGAACAAGATATTGAAAGAATCAAGGAATTGATTGCAGAGGGAAAGAAACTAACGGTTCAATTAGTACCAGATGATCCTGCTGTGGCTATCGAAAAATTGTTATCGTAA
- a CDS encoding GntR family transcriptional regulator, with the protein MEKLESNALAPLYKQLYESLLSKVKTGEYKVGDKIPSEEQLMGIYGVSRVTVRNAIKQLVDENVLVKRHGKGTFVSMPAYVESMTAGGSFTESGLQMQKKPGTKVISIEEKPASGHVAQALGIEKGETIIAIERIRSLDGIPAIFEIDYFRHAFDFMLELNLTDESLLDVLRNHGGLIAAYFDNIIEIALADEKIAAGLTIEEEEPLVKIHQTVIDNENQILYFNEQYIRSEVYKVAIRSYNK; encoded by the coding sequence ATGGAAAAGTTAGAATCCAATGCATTAGCACCACTATATAAACAGTTGTATGAATCATTGCTATCTAAGGTGAAGACTGGTGAATACAAAGTCGGAGACAAGATTCCTTCTGAAGAACAATTAATGGGAATTTATGGTGTAAGCCGTGTAACTGTTCGAAATGCGATCAAACAATTGGTTGATGAAAATGTTTTGGTAAAAAGGCATGGTAAAGGAACGTTTGTTTCAATGCCTGCGTATGTTGAAAGTATGACAGCGGGCGGTAGTTTTACGGAATCGGGTCTACAAATGCAGAAGAAACCTGGAACAAAAGTAATTTCTATCGAAGAAAAACCAGCGAGTGGGCATGTTGCACAGGCTTTAGGAATCGAAAAAGGTGAGACGATCATTGCCATAGAACGCATTCGCTCATTGGACGGGATACCTGCAATTTTTGAAATCGATTATTTTAGACATGCTTTTGATTTTATGCTCGAGTTGAATTTGACCGATGAATCATTATTGGACGTTCTGCGAAATCATGGTGGTTTGATTGCGGCCTATTTTGACAATATTATTGAAATTGCTTTGGCAGATGAAAAAATAGCTGCTGGTTTAACCATTGAAGAAGAAGAACCATTAGTTAAGATCCATCAAACGGTTATAGACAATGAAAACCAAATTCTCTATTTCAATGAACAATATATTAGAAGCGAAGTGTATAAAGTAGCAATCCGCTCTTATAACAAATAA
- a CDS encoding DNA-binding protein, whose translation MTKIPNIGKPATNALNSIGVTTLEQVSNLEKTTLRKMHGVGPKAISILEQSLTDHNLFFQDHSSSNVRPKTDFAVICSLNCDNAPKRRLIRDYLLAAASGNQPLLESVLSDSLRWIIPGKSPLEGKEAFIAAVVKEQTELSTLEIQSILTHGKEGSAHGILTTKTGEKIYFSDIIRFKSNQKDAPISEITSFVIQ comes from the coding sequence ATGACTAAAATACCAAATATCGGTAAGCCTGCTACCAATGCGCTTAATTCAATTGGGGTGACAACGCTTGAACAAGTTAGCAATTTGGAAAAAACGACTCTTAGAAAGATGCATGGTGTGGGACCTAAAGCAATCAGCATCTTGGAACAATCCTTGACTGATCACAATTTATTTTTTCAAGATCATTCTAGTAGTAACGTACGTCCAAAAACTGATTTTGCCGTTATCTGCTCATTAAATTGCGACAATGCACCAAAAAGAAGACTGATTCGAGATTATCTGCTTGCGGCAGCATCAGGAAATCAGCCCTTGCTTGAATCCGTCCTTTCTGACTCGCTTCGCTGGATTATTCCAGGCAAATCCCCTTTAGAGGGAAAAGAAGCCTTTATTGCTGCAGTAGTCAAAGAACAAACAGAGCTTAGTACGCTAGAAATCCAATCGATCTTAACGCACGGGAAAGAAGGTTCGGCCCATGGGATACTTACAACAAAAACAGGGGAAAAAATCTATTTTTCGGATATAATACGATTTAAAAGTAATCAAAAAGATGCACCTATTTCTGAAATCACTTCTTTTGTCATTCAATAA
- a CDS encoding PTS sugar transporter subunit IIA: protein MRKIYIATHGDFSKGLKHSLEMIAGDSAKEIETFSLYPGASAADFAKQLMKELSSNNEDEYIILGDLFGASVVNALLETTSFEQVTLLAGVNLNLALEILLAGPNKLTDEDLEQIILNAQQGIRRVTIEKLENEEF from the coding sequence ATGAGAAAAATTTATATTGCGACTCACGGCGATTTTTCTAAAGGATTGAAACATTCTTTAGAAATGATTGCTGGAGATAGTGCAAAAGAAATAGAAACGTTTAGCTTATATCCTGGTGCCAGTGCAGCAGATTTTGCCAAACAATTAATGAAAGAGCTTTCTTCAAATAATGAGGATGAATACATCATTTTAGGCGATTTATTTGGTGCAAGTGTAGTCAATGCATTGTTGGAGACGACTTCTTTTGAACAGGTCACATTGTTGGCAGGGGTGAATTTGAATTTGGCACTAGAAATTCTTTTAGCTGGACCAAATAAATTAACGGATGAAGACCTAGAACAAATCATTCTGAATGCCCAACAAGGAATTCGCCGTGTCACAATCGAAAAACTAGAAAATGAAGAGTTTTAA
- a CDS encoding PTS sugar transporter, with amino-acid sequence MEVTFMRVFLMFIIALFAYLHSWFGSTMWNRPIVVAPLVGLALGDIEAGIKLGATLELVFMGAFPVGASNPPDFVSGTIIATAYVIMSGQSVSSAVVLAVPIATLVLLIDNLQMTFLLTGASHLADKEASKGNIKGVERIQIIAGIGNKILLALIVALGFYLGVPFIEKVLSYVPEFVTHGLDIAAGIIPAIGFAMLARMMLTKKMIAFLLLGFLLAAYLKISIVGIALFGIVVVLIYMNFSNNQPKEAYVDDNEF; translated from the coding sequence ATGGAAGTCACGTTTATGAGAGTATTTTTGATGTTTATCATTGCTTTATTTGCTTATCTGCATAGTTGGTTTGGGTCAACGATGTGGAATCGACCTATTGTGGTAGCACCGTTAGTGGGTTTAGCTTTAGGTGATATAGAGGCGGGGATTAAACTTGGTGCAACCTTAGAATTGGTCTTTATGGGCGCTTTTCCTGTCGGCGCCAGTAATCCACCTGATTTTGTTTCAGGCACGATTATTGCAACCGCCTATGTGATCATGAGTGGACAATCTGTGTCTAGTGCTGTTGTTTTAGCGGTGCCGATTGCAACGTTGGTTCTGTTGATCGATAATCTTCAAATGACCTTCCTACTAACGGGTGCAAGTCATTTAGCAGATAAAGAAGCGAGCAAAGGAAATATCAAAGGTGTTGAAAGAATCCAAATAATCGCTGGTATTGGCAATAAGATCTTACTAGCATTAATTGTAGCGTTAGGCTTTTATCTAGGGGTTCCTTTTATTGAAAAAGTTCTTTCTTACGTACCTGAATTTGTAACACATGGACTAGATATTGCTGCGGGGATTATTCCGGCTATTGGGTTTGCCATGCTCGCTCGAATGATGTTGACGAAAAAAATGATTGCGTTTCTTTTATTAGGTTTTCTATTAGCTGCCTACTTGAAGATCTCAATTGTTGGGATTGCATTGTTTGGTATCGTCGTAGTGTTGATTTATATGAATTTCAGCAATAACCAACCGAAGGAGGCATACGTAGATGACAACGAATTCTAA
- a CDS encoding enoyl-ACP reductase (Catalyzes a key regulatory step in fatty acid biosynthesis): MFLKNKKVVVMGVANKRSIAWGCAKALKEQGADIIYTYQNERMKKQLLKLAEPTDLLVECDVASDESIAQAFQTIQEKFDKIDGLVHAIAFANKEELDGNVSDITRAGYLLAQDISSYSLLAVAHYAKPMLNPGSGIVTMTYLGSERAIPNYNMMGIAKASLETAVKYLAYEFAVDKIRVNGISAGAIKTLAVTGVKDYDQLIKLSEDRTPDKAGVTIEEVGNTCAFLVSELAAGIVGDIIYVDKGVHLT; encoded by the coding sequence ATGTTTCTAAAAAATAAAAAAGTCGTCGTAATGGGCGTAGCAAACAAAAGAAGTATTGCTTGGGGATGTGCCAAAGCGTTGAAGGAGCAAGGTGCTGATATTATCTACACTTACCAAAATGAACGCATGAAAAAACAATTATTAAAATTAGCTGAACCAACTGATTTACTCGTTGAATGCGACGTAGCATCGGACGAATCGATTGCCCAAGCGTTCCAAACGATCCAAGAAAAATTCGACAAGATCGATGGCTTAGTCCACGCTATTGCCTTTGCAAATAAGGAAGAATTAGATGGGAATGTCAGTGATATCACTCGTGCTGGTTATTTATTAGCCCAAGATATCAGCAGCTATTCTCTTTTAGCGGTCGCACATTATGCCAAACCAATGTTGAATCCAGGTTCAGGTATCGTTACGATGACTTACCTAGGTTCTGAAAGAGCGATTCCTAATTACAACATGATGGGAATTGCCAAGGCTTCTTTAGAGACTGCTGTGAAATATTTAGCTTATGAATTTGCAGTAGATAAAATCCGTGTGAATGGCATTTCAGCTGGTGCGATTAAAACACTTGCGGTAACTGGCGTAAAAGATTACGATCAATTGATCAAATTGTCAGAAGACAGGACTCCTGATAAAGCGGGTGTCACAATCGAAGAAGTCGGCAATACGTGTGCCTTTTTAGTCAGTGAATTAGCTGCCGGTATCGTAGGAGATATTATTTACGTAGATAAAGGCGTTCACCTTACTTAG
- a CDS encoding ABC transporter ATP-binding protein — protein sequence MELLQVKDLSYAVPDKQLYENSSFTLRSKEHMGIVGKNGAGKSTLLKMLLGNVLPDEGAITWNPAATLGYLDQYVDMDQSLTINEFLKSAYQELFDTEKEMLKLYETYGETGDDQLLTRAATYQEQLEIKGLYQVENDISKAVTGLGISDGDADQTLSALNRGDQIKVILAKLLLEKPSVLILDEPTNYLDQEHIEWLTEYLNAFENAFIIVSHDTDFLSNIATCICDIDFGSIKKYHSNYTDFLKQKAHLAEAYQSQFDAQQRKIKETEAFIQKNIAGIKTKMAQGRRKHLEKMDRLKEPEKKVKSNFSFKLMPQSSPNVMTIDELTVGYKEPLLTVRDLQVKKGEKIVITGADGLGKSTLVKTLLSMVSAISGKAQFSPQVVVGYHSQEIEWENTEWTPIEALANKYTRLTYEDVRRELAKCGLKREIASKNLYMLSGGEQSKVKLCDLTMQPSNFLILDEPTNHLDVDSRKALQDALKAFRGSVLLISNDEQFYSTVADHVYTVADKHLIRQ from the coding sequence ATGGAATTATTACAAGTCAAAGATTTAAGCTATGCAGTACCAGATAAACAGCTTTACGAAAACAGCTCGTTCACATTAAGAAGCAAGGAACATATGGGAATCGTCGGTAAAAACGGTGCTGGAAAAAGTACGTTATTGAAGATGCTTTTGGGAAATGTCTTACCAGATGAAGGCGCAATTACATGGAATCCAGCAGCGACATTAGGTTATTTAGACCAATATGTCGATATGGATCAATCCCTTACGATCAATGAATTTTTAAAATCAGCGTATCAAGAATTATTTGACACAGAAAAAGAGATGCTGAAACTGTACGAGACCTATGGAGAAACAGGCGACGATCAATTATTGACAAGAGCTGCAACCTATCAAGAACAATTAGAAATCAAAGGCTTGTATCAAGTCGAAAATGATATCAGTAAAGCTGTCACAGGACTTGGCATCAGCGATGGTGACGCGGATCAAACGTTGAGTGCTTTGAACCGTGGAGACCAAATCAAAGTTATTTTAGCAAAATTGCTATTGGAAAAACCGTCAGTCTTGATTTTAGATGAACCAACGAACTATTTGGATCAAGAACACATTGAATGGCTGACCGAGTACTTAAATGCTTTTGAAAATGCCTTTATCATTGTTTCCCACGATACTGATTTTTTAAGTAACATTGCAACCTGTATCTGTGATATTGATTTTGGCTCGATCAAAAAATATCACAGTAACTATACAGATTTCTTAAAACAAAAAGCGCATCTGGCTGAAGCGTATCAAAGTCAATTCGACGCGCAACAACGAAAAATCAAAGAGACCGAAGCCTTTATTCAGAAAAATATCGCTGGTATCAAAACAAAAATGGCGCAAGGTCGAAGAAAGCATTTGGAAAAGATGGATCGCTTGAAAGAACCTGAGAAGAAAGTGAAGTCTAATTTTTCTTTTAAATTAATGCCGCAAAGCTCACCCAATGTGATGACGATCGATGAACTTACTGTAGGGTACAAAGAACCATTGCTAACAGTACGTGATCTGCAAGTCAAAAAAGGGGAGAAAATCGTGATCACTGGCGCAGATGGTCTAGGTAAATCGACATTAGTGAAAACACTACTTTCAATGGTATCTGCAATTTCTGGAAAAGCTCAGTTCTCCCCTCAAGTTGTTGTGGGCTACCATTCACAAGAAATCGAATGGGAAAATACTGAATGGACACCGATCGAAGCGTTAGCGAATAAGTATACCAGACTGACTTATGAAGATGTCCGCCGCGAATTGGCAAAATGTGGCTTGAAACGGGAAATTGCTTCAAAAAATCTTTATATGTTGAGTGGTGGAGAGCAATCAAAAGTGAAGCTGTGCGATTTAACCATGCAGCCAAGTAATTTCCTGATCTTAGACGAACCGACCAATCATTTAGATGTTGATTCAAGAAAAGCCCTGCAAGATGCCTTAAAAGCTTTTAGAGGCAGTGTCTTATTGATTTCAAATGATGAACAGTTTTATTCAACAGTTGCCGATCATGTTTATACAGTTGCTGACAAGCATCTGATTAGACAATGA
- a CDS encoding spermidine synthase: MLLEKDQLTGSDFKIRPLLFTTLIISGCSMIYELIIGSLGSYLMGNSVVQFSLTIGIYLFAMGVGSYGSKFIHRHLFDYFASLEVIVGLLGSFSSIILFLCYIYTDVYSIVMYGLTFAIGFFVGLEIPLLVRIIEQHDKVLKDELANLFAFDYIGGLLGSLAFPLLLLPKFGYITVAFISGILNILAAAVIVFKYNEHLKWKKSLKTMIVASLIVIMSFILFGNRLTNFLEGGLYEDQIVFSKQTLYQKIIVTKHKDDLRLFLDGNTQFSSMDEKRYHEALVHIPMGLMDQPKKILLLGAGDGLAARELLKYPAIEKITLVDLDEEMVELCRTDPAISTLNERALDNKKVELVYEDAFTFLEKNKAQYQVVIADLPDPNNESLNKLYTTSFYRLINKSLTEDGVMVTQSNSPLFTGNAFWCINKTLKEEFPYVVPYHLYVPSFGDWGYNLASKRKIEQEKIELKQLKLSYLNEQMLPVLFSFGEDEKKDLAKLEINTLFKPKLFEYYDSDTSKL, from the coding sequence ATGTTGTTAGAAAAAGATCAGCTTACAGGTAGTGATTTTAAAATTCGTCCACTACTTTTTACAACACTAATTATTTCAGGCTGTTCGATGATTTATGAATTAATCATAGGAAGCTTGGGTTCTTATTTGATGGGAAATAGTGTAGTTCAATTTTCATTGACAATAGGGATTTATCTGTTTGCAATGGGGGTAGGGAGTTACGGATCAAAATTTATTCATCGGCATTTATTTGATTATTTTGCGAGTTTAGAGGTTATTGTTGGATTATTAGGGAGTTTTTCAAGCATTATCCTTTTTCTATGTTATATCTATACGGATGTTTATTCAATCGTGATGTACGGCTTGACATTTGCCATTGGTTTTTTTGTGGGCTTGGAGATTCCTTTATTAGTAAGGATCATAGAGCAACATGATAAAGTGTTAAAGGATGAGTTGGCGAATCTTTTTGCCTTTGATTATATTGGCGGTTTGTTAGGCTCATTAGCTTTTCCGTTATTGTTATTACCTAAATTTGGTTATATCACGGTGGCATTTATTTCAGGGATTCTCAATATTCTGGCAGCAGCTGTGATCGTTTTTAAATACAATGAGCATTTGAAATGGAAAAAAAGTCTTAAAACGATGATCGTTGCTTCTTTGATTGTAATCATGTCTTTTATTTTATTCGGGAACCGTTTAACCAATTTTTTAGAAGGCGGATTATATGAAGATCAGATCGTATTTTCAAAGCAAACCTTGTATCAAAAAATTATTGTAACCAAACATAAAGATGATCTACGTTTATTTTTAGACGGAAATACACAGTTTTCCTCGATGGATGAAAAACGATATCATGAAGCGCTCGTTCATATTCCTATGGGATTGATGGATCAGCCTAAAAAAATATTACTGCTGGGAGCAGGAGATGGATTAGCAGCACGTGAGTTACTAAAATATCCTGCTATAGAAAAAATCACGCTTGTTGATTTAGACGAAGAGATGGTTGAATTATGTCGAACGGATCCAGCCATTTCAACATTGAATGAACGAGCATTGGATAATAAAAAAGTTGAACTTGTTTATGAAGATGCTTTTACTTTTTTAGAGAAAAATAAAGCGCAATACCAAGTTGTGATTGCTGACTTACCTGATCCTAATAATGAGTCATTGAATAAATTGTATACAACGAGTTTTTATCGTTTGATCAACAAAAGTTTGACAGAAGATGGAGTCATGGTAACACAATCAAACAGTCCATTGTTTACAGGAAATGCGTTTTGGTGTATCAATAAGACCCTTAAAGAAGAATTTCCTTATGTTGTACCATATCATCTTTACGTACCATCTTTTGGTGATTGGGGCTATAATTTAGCTTCAAAAAGAAAAATCGAACAAGAAAAAATTGAGCTGAAACAGCTAAAATTATCTTACCTAAATGAGCAAATGCTTCCGGTATTATTTAGTTTTGGTGAAGATGAAAAGAAGGATTTAGCGAAACTAGAAATCAATACGTTGTTTAAACCCAAATTATTTGAATACTACGATAGTGATACAAGTAAGTTGTGA
- a CDS encoding PTS mannose transporter subunit IID, with the protein MTTNSKEKTKTISPDSVITKRDFWSVFFRSLTLDSSWNYERMQNLAYAFAMAPIIRRLYKTPEERKEALERHLEFMSVTPHISTLLFGISGAMEEENKKNAKFNPASINAVKSSLMGPMSGIGDSFFWGTLKVIASGVAISLAKEGNIFGPIAFLLIINVPHFILRYICLDKGFKLGAKFFSDVGDSGIIEKVTNAASILGLMVIGGMTASNVVFELTAKVGSGKIAAPLQEYVDQIMLGFFPALFFLIIYWLLGKKVKTTTLLVGVIVISILFAALGIA; encoded by the coding sequence ATGACAACGAATTCTAAAGAAAAAACAAAGACGATTTCACCTGATTCAGTGATTACTAAACGAGATTTTTGGTCTGTTTTCTTCCGTTCATTGACATTGGATTCTTCCTGGAACTATGAACGGATGCAAAACTTGGCTTATGCCTTTGCGATGGCACCGATCATTCGTAGGCTATATAAAACACCTGAGGAACGAAAAGAAGCGTTAGAACGTCATTTAGAATTTATGTCTGTTACCCCTCATATCTCTACGTTGCTTTTCGGAATTTCTGGCGCAATGGAAGAAGAAAATAAAAAAAATGCCAAATTCAATCCAGCGAGTATCAACGCAGTGAAATCAAGTTTAATGGGGCCGATGTCTGGGATCGGAGATTCTTTTTTCTGGGGGACATTAAAAGTTATTGCTTCTGGAGTTGCTATTTCGTTAGCAAAAGAAGGCAATATTTTTGGGCCCATCGCATTCTTATTGATCATCAATGTTCCTCACTTTATTTTAAGATATATTTGTTTGGATAAAGGCTTTAAACTTGGTGCAAAATTCTTCAGTGATGTGGGTGATAGTGGCATCATCGAAAAAGTAACCAATGCAGCTTCTATTTTAGGACTGATGGTTATCGGCGGAATGACAGCTTCTAATGTGGTTTTTGAACTGACTGCTAAAGTTGGAAGTGGAAAAATAGCAGCACCGTTACAAGAATATGTCGATCAAATCATGTTAGGTTTTTTCCCTGCTTTGTTCTTCTTGATCATTTATTGGTTGTTAGGGAAAAAAGTCAAAACCACGACGTTACTTGTTGGTGTAATCGTCATTTCTATTCTCTTTGCGGCATTAGGTATTGCCTAA